From one Negativicutes bacterium genomic stretch:
- the aroC gene encoding chorismate synthase, whose product MSSEFGKLLRISIFGQSHGAAVGVVMDGLPAGERIDWQEVQHFLRRRSPGQTELTSARSESDLPEILSGMLEQTTCGAPLCAVFRNQDVKSADYEQFRRYPRPSQADYPAFLRYHGFQDLRGGGHFSGRLTAPLCFAGAVALQILQRHGITIGGHIAAIGNAADQPLPPVLVTAEQLRQLQQQQLPFCDAAAGSAMLQQVRQAAAAGDSVGGVIEAAAVGLPGGWGNPMFDGIESRLGAVLFAIPAVRGVEFGSGFSAAKMRGSEHNDPWRMQEGKVVTAGNHHGGVLGGISTGMPLLVRVAFKPTASIARQQQTVDLQTGTDAVLTISGRHDPCIALRATPCVEAVLAAVLLDYLLADQGHQTEREGFLRQELR is encoded by the coding sequence ATGTCCTCTGAGTTTGGCAAGTTATTGCGCATCAGTATTTTTGGTCAGTCGCACGGCGCGGCGGTGGGGGTTGTGATGGATGGCTTACCGGCCGGGGAACGCATCGACTGGCAGGAGGTGCAGCATTTTCTGCGGCGCCGCTCGCCCGGACAAACAGAGCTGACTTCCGCCCGCAGCGAAAGCGATCTGCCTGAGATCCTCAGCGGAATGCTGGAACAGACTACCTGCGGAGCCCCTTTGTGTGCTGTCTTCCGCAATCAGGATGTCAAATCAGCGGATTATGAGCAATTCCGCCGCTATCCACGTCCTTCTCAGGCGGATTATCCCGCTTTTTTACGGTATCATGGTTTTCAGGATCTGCGGGGCGGCGGTCATTTTTCCGGCCGTCTGACGGCGCCGCTCTGCTTTGCCGGCGCGGTTGCTTTACAGATTCTGCAGCGGCACGGCATCACGATCGGCGGCCATATCGCCGCCATCGGCAATGCGGCGGATCAGCCGCTTCCCCCTGTGCTGGTGACGGCGGAGCAGTTGAGGCAGCTGCAGCAACAGCAGCTGCCGTTCTGTGATGCGGCAGCCGGCAGCGCCATGCTGCAGCAGGTTCGACAAGCCGCTGCAGCCGGAGATTCCGTCGGCGGTGTGATTGAAGCCGCGGCCGTCGGTCTGCCGGGCGGCTGGGGCAATCCGATGTTCGATGGGATCGAAAGCCGGCTGGGGGCGGTCTTGTTCGCGATCCCGGCCGTGCGCGGTGTGGAATTCGGCAGTGGATTTTCCGCGGCTAAAATGCGCGGTTCTGAACATAACGATCCCTGGCGCATGCAAGAGGGCAAGGTCGTGACCGCCGGCAATCATCACGGCGGCGTGCTTGGCGGTATTAGCACAGGTATGCCTCTCCTGGTTCGGGTTGCTTTTAAACCAACCGCGTCCATCGCGCGGCAGCAGCAAACGGTCGATCTGCAGACGGGAACGGATGCTGTTTTGACCATCTCCGGACGGCATGATCCCTGCATCGCCTTGCGGGCGACGCCTTGTGTGGAAGCGGTGCTGGCCGCAGTACTCCTGGATTATCTCTTGGCTGATCAGGGTCACCAAACGGAACGCGAAGGGTTTCTGCGGCAGGAGCTTCGCTGA
- a CDS encoding chorismate mutase, whose amino-acid sequence MDLETYRKQLNEIDDALTALFCRRMEIVAAIAAYKQARQLPVFDPSREAGVVERLTKAQEPGCAAGIAALYETIFRVSRAYQQTLRQKNPEPESIQALPNQAVEAQKAAAEEHSQQAEMARPLAVPAGREEQLPQAEQPCAESKAPFGLLGCHLQHSHSPMIHRQLAAYGYQLFDIPPAQLREFMQTGEFRGLNVTIPYKQSVMEFCREVSPLAQRINAVNTIYRREDGSLYGHNTDYAGLDYCKQQAGIRLQGRKVLILGTGATSRTAHVLAEDSGAVRIRHVSRSGPIHYQNLAAQRDTEVIINTTPVGTFPNNGAGLLDLRQFPDCRGVIDVIYNPLATDLLLQARQLGIPSTNGLPMLVAQAKAAAELFSQSAISEQKMEQILRQMQHSLSNLILIGMPGCGKTSVGRLLAEKMQRTFFDSDERIEAEQGMSVAQLIAVKGEAEFRDLETNVIERLGKVSGCVIATGGGSILRQRNRNALQQNGYLVWLQRDLTKLCREDRPLSLSEAALTQMYAHRAPIYRDTAQAFVDNNGSLTAAVNLTKEYFDAHFNHQRS is encoded by the coding sequence ATGGATCTGGAAACTTATCGCAAACAACTGAACGAGATTGATGATGCGCTGACAGCGCTTTTCTGCCGGCGGATGGAAATTGTCGCTGCGATTGCCGCTTATAAACAAGCGAGGCAACTGCCTGTATTCGACCCCTCCCGGGAGGCCGGTGTGGTAGAGCGTCTGACCAAGGCGCAGGAGCCTGGCTGCGCAGCCGGGATTGCCGCGCTGTATGAAACGATTTTCCGTGTAAGCCGTGCTTATCAGCAAACACTGCGGCAGAAAAATCCTGAACCGGAATCCATACAGGCGCTGCCAAACCAAGCGGTAGAAGCACAGAAAGCAGCAGCGGAAGAGCATAGTCAACAGGCGGAAATGGCGAGGCCGCTAGCGGTGCCGGCCGGCAGAGAAGAACAATTGCCGCAGGCAGAGCAGCCATGCGCTGAAAGCAAGGCTCCCTTCGGCTTATTGGGTTGCCATCTGCAGCACAGTCATTCCCCGATGATCCACAGACAGCTGGCAGCGTATGGCTATCAGCTGTTTGACATCCCTCCCGCCCAATTGCGGGAATTCATGCAAACAGGAGAATTCCGCGGCTTGAATGTGACGATTCCCTATAAACAGAGCGTGATGGAATTTTGCCGGGAAGTGTCCCCGCTGGCGCAGAGAATCAATGCGGTGAATACCATTTATCGTCGGGAGGATGGCAGTCTCTACGGACATAATACCGATTATGCCGGTCTGGACTACTGTAAGCAGCAGGCTGGTATCCGCTTGCAGGGGCGCAAAGTGCTGATCTTAGGAACCGGCGCTACTTCCCGCACGGCACATGTACTGGCAGAGGATTCCGGCGCCGTTCGGATCCGTCATGTCTCCCGCAGCGGTCCCATCCACTATCAGAATTTAGCCGCGCAGCGGGATACCGAGGTGATCATCAATACGACACCGGTTGGTACCTTTCCCAATAACGGAGCCGGACTGCTGGATTTGCGTCAATTTCCCGATTGCCGGGGCGTGATTGATGTCATCTATAATCCTTTGGCAACCGACTTGCTTTTACAGGCGCGGCAGCTGGGGATTCCATCGACCAACGGGCTGCCGATGCTGGTGGCCCAAGCCAAAGCGGCAGCGGAATTATTCAGCCAATCGGCAATCAGCGAGCAGAAAATGGAGCAGATTCTGCGGCAGATGCAGCATAGCCTGAGCAATCTGATTCTGATCGGTATGCCCGGCTGCGGTAAAACCAGTGTTGGCCGTCTGCTGGCCGAAAAAATGCAGCGAACTTTTTTTGACAGTGATGAAAGGATCGAAGCAGAACAGGGAATGTCGGTGGCGCAACTGATTGCCGTCAAAGGGGAAGCGGAATTCCGCGATCTTGAAACCAATGTGATCGAGCGCCTGGGCAAGGTCAGCGGCTGCGTCATTGCCACCGGCGGCGGTTCCATCCTGCGGCAGCGGAACCGCAATGCCCTGCAGCAGAACGGATATCTTGTCTGGCTGCAGCGTGATTTAACGAAATTATGCCGGGAAGACCGACCGCTCTCCCTGAGCGAAGCCGCGCTGACGCAAATGTATGCGCATAGAGCACCGATTTACCGGGATACCGCTCAGGCTTTCGTAGATAACAATGGCAGCTTAACCGCTGCGGTCAATTTGACGAAGGAGTATTTTGATGCACATTTTAATCATCAACGGTCCTAA
- the aroA gene encoding 3-phosphoshikimate 1-carboxyvinyltransferase → MEIRIEPHSLSGEVTAIPSKSAAHRCLIAAALADRPTSLRLAGSNRDLTATLRCLANLGAQFEQTEPDVLRVTPLRQKPSVSPVALPCQESGTTLRFLLPLAAALGVAAYFSGEGRLPQRPLADLRQQMSRHGCAFSQDSLPFTLSGQLQPGEFSLPGNISSQYISGLLLALPLLPRNSRIELTTPLESAGYVDLTIAVLAQFGVRIQRLPKGYQITGGQSYHSPGRIAVEGDWSNAACWLVGGACSQTGIHVRGLNLASVQGDRAITTLLQSAGVNLSLESGRVTARREMLRAFAADTAQIPDLVPLLAVLAAAAKGESRLRQVRRLRLKESDRLQAILGMLAALGGRAFLEDDGDTLCIVGRGFLAGGLVNSYADHRMVMAAAIAACFSQNCVTIQSAQAIEKSYPDFFLDYAALGGKYDVL, encoded by the coding sequence TGTCTGATCGCGGCGGCGCTGGCGGACCGGCCAACTTCATTGCGTCTTGCCGGAAGCAATCGTGATTTGACAGCCACTTTACGCTGCCTGGCAAATCTCGGCGCTCAATTTGAACAAACGGAACCGGATGTTCTGCGTGTCACCCCGCTGCGGCAGAAACCGTCTGTCAGTCCGGTTGCGCTGCCCTGTCAGGAAAGCGGTACAACCCTGCGCTTTCTCCTGCCTTTGGCTGCGGCTTTGGGTGTAGCAGCTTATTTTTCGGGTGAAGGCAGGCTGCCGCAGCGTCCGCTGGCGGATCTGCGGCAGCAGATGAGCCGGCATGGCTGCGCTTTTAGCCAAGACTCGCTGCCCTTTACCCTGAGCGGACAGCTGCAGCCGGGTGAGTTTTCTCTGCCCGGCAACATCAGTTCACAGTATATCAGCGGATTATTGCTGGCGCTGCCTTTGCTGCCCCGGAACAGCCGCATCGAATTGACGACACCGCTCGAATCGGCCGGCTATGTTGACCTGACCATCGCCGTTTTGGCTCAATTCGGCGTGCGGATTCAACGCCTGCCGAAAGGGTATCAGATCACAGGCGGGCAAAGTTATCATTCTCCCGGCCGGATTGCAGTGGAAGGGGATTGGTCCAATGCGGCCTGCTGGCTGGTGGGCGGCGCTTGCAGCCAGACAGGAATTCACGTGCGTGGTTTGAATCTGGCTTCCGTGCAGGGAGATCGGGCGATTACAACGCTGCTGCAGTCTGCCGGCGTCAACTTGAGTCTTGAATCCGGCAGGGTGACGGCGCGGCGGGAAATGCTGCGGGCCTTCGCGGCCGATACGGCGCAAATCCCCGATCTGGTGCCGCTGCTGGCTGTGCTTGCCGCCGCCGCCAAGGGAGAGAGCCGCCTGCGGCAGGTCAGACGACTGCGCCTGAAAGAAAGCGATCGTCTGCAGGCAATCCTTGGGATGCTGGCCGCGCTGGGCGGCAGGGCTTTTTTAGAGGATGACGGTGATACGCTCTGTATTGTTGGCCGCGGATTTTTAGCGGGCGGTCTGGTCAATAGTTATGCGGACCACCGTATGGTGATGGCGGCGGCGATCGCGGCTTGTTTTTCACAAAATTGCGTAACGATTCAATCCGCGCAGGCGATCGAAAAATCTTATCCGGATTTCTTTCTGGATTATGCGGCGTTGGGAGGGAAATACGATGTCCTCTGA